In one Kineococcus rhizosphaerae genomic region, the following are encoded:
- the pucL gene encoding factor-independent urate hydroxylase: MAVVLAGHQYGKAENRVVRFQRDTPRHEIVDLNVTSTLRGDFADAYLTGDQSKVLPTDSQKNTMYSYAKEKGVSSVEGYALDLARHFVDDVDPVHGARIDVDSYAWTRVVVDGHDHDHTWTRSGSEVRTAAVTVAGEGEAQQTHVVAGLKDFTVLKSTGSEFKDFLTDAYTTLEPTEDRVMATSLVAQWRYDATCLADGFDFDAAYDAVKRAFLTQFATLHSFALQQTLWHMGKAAIEEVPGVVEVRLAAPNKHHFLYDLARFDVPNAGEVFHADDRPYGLIQAVVARDDVPAAPLAWER; this comes from the coding sequence ATGGCCGTGGTCCTGGCGGGTCACCAGTACGGCAAGGCGGAGAACCGCGTCGTCCGGTTCCAGCGCGACACCCCGCGCCACGAGATCGTCGACCTGAACGTCACCTCGACGCTGCGCGGCGACTTCGCCGACGCCTACCTCACGGGCGACCAGAGCAAGGTCCTGCCCACCGACTCGCAGAAGAACACGATGTACTCCTACGCCAAGGAGAAGGGCGTCTCCAGCGTCGAGGGGTACGCCCTCGACCTGGCCCGGCACTTCGTCGACGACGTCGACCCCGTGCACGGGGCGCGGATCGACGTGGACTCCTACGCCTGGACGCGCGTCGTCGTCGACGGCCACGACCACGACCACACGTGGACGCGCAGCGGCAGCGAGGTGCGCACGGCCGCCGTGACCGTGGCCGGCGAGGGCGAGGCGCAGCAGACCCACGTCGTGGCCGGCCTGAAGGACTTCACCGTCCTCAAGTCCACCGGGTCGGAGTTCAAGGACTTCCTCACCGACGCCTACACGACGCTCGAACCCACCGAGGACCGGGTCATGGCGACCTCGCTGGTGGCGCAGTGGCGCTACGACGCGACCTGCCTGGCCGACGGGTTCGACTTCGACGCCGCCTACGACGCCGTGAAGCGGGCCTTCCTCACCCAGTTCGCGACCCTGCACTCCTTCGCCCTCCAGCAGACCCTGTGGCACATGGGGAAGGCAGCGATCGAGGAGGTCCCGGGCGTGGTCGAGGTCCGGCTGGCGGCGCCCAACAAGCACCACTTCCTCTACGACCTCGCCCGGTTCGACGTGCCGAACGCGGGCGAGGTGTTCCACGCCGACGACCGCCCCTATGGGCTGATCCAGGCGGTCGTGGCGCGCGACGACGTGCCGGCGGCGCCGTTGGCGTGGGAGCGGTGA
- a CDS encoding PhzF family phenazine biosynthesis protein, producing the protein MSRHRFTQLDVFSPDPLGGNPLAVVHDADGLPDATLRRFAAWTNLSETAFLLRPTHPDADYRVRILTPGEEFAFAGHPTLGSARAWLEAGGTPRRDGVVVQESGIGLVEVHVEAGSGGERLSFTAPPLLRQGPLDPGLLERVRRGLGLDAAQVVASAHLDNGPGWIVVRVPDAATALALRPDPAGLAGLAVGVVGNHPAGAATAVEVRAFAASPDGRLLDEDPVTGSLNAVVGQWLSDLPARYTAAQGTALGRTGRVHVTREDGRVRVGGATRIVVAGTVDL; encoded by the coding sequence GTGTCGCGCCACCGGTTCACCCAGCTCGACGTGTTCTCCCCCGACCCCCTGGGCGGCAACCCGCTGGCCGTCGTGCACGACGCGGACGGCCTGCCCGACGCGACGCTGCGGCGGTTCGCGGCGTGGACGAACCTGTCCGAGACGGCGTTCCTGCTGCGCCCCACCCACCCCGACGCGGACTACCGCGTCCGGATCCTCACCCCGGGCGAGGAGTTCGCCTTCGCCGGGCACCCGACGCTGGGCTCGGCGCGCGCCTGGCTGGAGGCGGGCGGGACGCCGCGCCGCGACGGGGTCGTCGTGCAGGAGTCCGGCATCGGCCTGGTCGAGGTGCACGTCGAGGCCGGCAGCGGTGGTGAGCGGCTGAGCTTCACCGCACCGCCCCTGCTGCGGCAGGGCCCCCTCGACCCCGGCCTGCTCGAGCGGGTGCGCCGCGGGCTGGGTCTGGACGCCGCGCAGGTCGTGGCGAGCGCGCACCTGGACAACGGCCCGGGCTGGATCGTGGTCCGGGTGCCGGACGCGGCGACGGCGCTCGCGCTGCGCCCCGACCCGGCCGGGCTCGCCGGTCTCGCGGTCGGCGTCGTCGGGAACCACCCGGCCGGTGCGGCGACGGCCGTGGAGGTCCGCGCCTTCGCCGCCTCCCCCGACGGCCGGCTCCTCGACGAGGACCCCGTCACGGGCAGCCTCAACGCCGTGGTCGGGCAGTGGCTGAGCGACCTGCCGGCCCGGTACACGGCCGCGCAGGGCACGGCGCTGGGACGGACGGGGCGGGTCCACGTCACGCGCGAGGACGGCCGGGTGCGGGTCGGCGGTGCGACGCGGATCGTGGTCGCGGGGACCGTCGACCTGTGA
- a CDS encoding nucleoside deaminase: MDQEFLDLSVRLAVENVAAGGGPFGAVVVRDGTVVATGQNRVTAQNDPTAHAEVQAIRAACAALGTFTLTGTTLYSSCEPCPMCLASSLWARVDRVVFAADRHDAARGGFDDRAFYELFDRPRAEWEVPVQQRRDVNSPAPFDAWLASAQRVDY; encoded by the coding sequence ATGGACCAGGAGTTCCTCGACCTGTCGGTGCGCCTCGCCGTGGAGAACGTCGCGGCCGGCGGTGGCCCGTTCGGGGCCGTCGTCGTGCGCGACGGGACGGTCGTGGCGACCGGGCAGAACCGCGTGACGGCGCAGAACGACCCGACCGCGCACGCCGAGGTGCAGGCGATCCGCGCGGCCTGCGCCGCGCTGGGGACGTTCACGCTGACCGGCACGACGTTGTACTCCAGCTGCGAACCGTGCCCGATGTGCCTGGCGTCGTCCCTGTGGGCGCGCGTCGACCGGGTGGTGTTCGCCGCCGACCGGCACGACGCCGCGCGCGGCGGGTTCGACGACCGCGCGTTCTACGAGCTGTTCGACCGGCCCCGCGCGGAGTGGGAGGTCCCCGTCCAGCAACGCCGGGACGTGAACTCACCCGCCCCGTTCGACGCCTGGCTGGCCAGCGCGCAGCGCGTCGACTACTGA
- the allB gene encoding allantoinase AllB gives MSGDQVDVVLRARRAVVDGTERPASVGVRDGYVAGVEDVDHPWGAGREVVLADDEVLLPGLVDTHVHVNEPGRTEWEGFASATRAAAAGGVTTILDMPLNSVPATLDPAALAVKRAAAQGRCAVDVGFWGGAVPGNADQLGPLHEAGVYGVKCFLLDSGVEEFPPLDAAGLQEALTELARFDGLMLVHAEDGGELHEHAGGPRFADFVASRPPSAEAVAVRTVAEAAARAGARAHVVHLSSAAGLAEVRAAKAAGTRITVETCPHYLTLDADHVPDGDTAFKCCPPIRDRAEQDALWRGLLDGTIDCVVSDHSPCTAELKRLSEGDFGAAWGGIASLQIGLPVVWTAARERGVPLATVVGWMSSATADLAGLGDRGRIRAGNVADFAVFAPEQAWTVDAQALHHKNKVTPYAGRDLVGVVRSTWRRGAPVDLDDPSGRLLSR, from the coding sequence GTGAGCGGCGACCAGGTGGACGTGGTGCTCCGGGCGCGGCGCGCCGTCGTCGACGGCACCGAACGGCCGGCGTCGGTGGGGGTCCGCGACGGGTACGTCGCGGGGGTCGAGGACGTCGACCACCCCTGGGGCGCCGGCCGGGAGGTCGTGCTCGCCGACGACGAGGTGCTCCTGCCGGGGCTGGTCGACACTCACGTGCACGTCAACGAACCCGGCCGCACCGAGTGGGAGGGTTTCGCCTCCGCCACCCGGGCCGCGGCGGCCGGGGGGGTCACGACGATCCTCGACATGCCCCTCAACAGCGTTCCCGCGACCCTCGACCCGGCCGCCCTGGCCGTCAAGCGGGCGGCGGCGCAGGGGCGGTGCGCCGTGGACGTCGGGTTCTGGGGCGGTGCGGTCCCCGGCAACGCCGACCAGCTCGGACCGCTGCACGAGGCGGGGGTCTACGGCGTGAAGTGCTTCCTGCTCGACTCGGGTGTGGAGGAGTTCCCGCCGCTGGACGCCGCCGGGTTGCAGGAGGCGCTGACCGAGCTCGCCCGCTTCGACGGGCTGATGCTCGTGCACGCCGAGGACGGCGGGGAGCTGCACGAGCACGCCGGAGGCCCGCGCTTCGCCGACTTCGTGGCCTCCCGGCCGCCGAGCGCCGAGGCGGTCGCGGTCCGGACCGTGGCCGAGGCCGCGGCCCGCGCGGGGGCCCGGGCCCACGTCGTGCACCTGTCCTCGGCGGCGGGGCTGGCGGAGGTCCGGGCCGCGAAGGCCGCCGGGACGCGGATCACCGTCGAGACGTGCCCGCACTACCTGACGCTCGACGCCGACCACGTCCCCGACGGGGACACGGCGTTCAAGTGCTGCCCACCCATCCGCGACCGGGCCGAGCAGGACGCGTTGTGGCGCGGTCTGCTGGACGGGACGATCGACTGCGTGGTGTCCGACCACTCGCCCTGCACGGCCGAGCTCAAGCGGCTGTCCGAGGGGGACTTCGGGGCGGCGTGGGGCGGGATCGCTTCCCTGCAGATCGGGCTGCCGGTGGTGTGGACGGCGGCCCGCGAGCGCGGGGTGCCGCTGGCCACCGTCGTGGGGTGGATGTCGTCGGCCACGGCCGACCTCGCGGGCCTGGGCGACCGCGGGCGGATCCGGGCCGGCAACGTCGCCGACTTCGCCGTCTTCGCCCCGGAGCAGGCGTGGACGGTCGACGCGCAGGCGCTGCACCACAAGAACAAGGTGACGCCGTACGCGGGGCGCGACCTCGTCGGCGTGGTGCGGTCGACGTGGCGGCGCGGAGCGCCGGTGGACCTCGACGACCCGTCGGGCCGGCTCCTGTCGCGCTGA
- a CDS encoding ABC transporter ATP-binding protein encodes MNPTAATTPLTLRGVGHSYTRTPALRHVSLQVEPGEVVAVTGPSGCGKSTLLHAAAGLLLPQTGDVTLLGRDLRTLDEAQRALLRRREVGIVLQYGQLVPDMTLEDNVALPLLLDGGEVAASRTAARAALDTVGLEHAGLAVPQELSGGEVQRAAVARALITAPRIVFADEPVASLDAVAAQDVLDMLLGVARRDGGAVVLVTHDNTAAAMADREIRLRDGNVDRESVLR; translated from the coding sequence GTGAACCCGACCGCTGCGACGACCCCGCTCACCCTGCGCGGCGTCGGCCACTCCTACACGAGGACCCCGGCCCTGCGGCACGTGTCGCTGCAGGTCGAACCGGGGGAGGTGGTGGCCGTCACCGGCCCCAGCGGCTGCGGGAAGTCCACGCTGCTGCACGCCGCCGCCGGCCTGCTGCTGCCCCAGACCGGGGACGTCACCCTGCTGGGGCGCGACCTGCGCACCCTCGACGAGGCGCAGCGCGCGCTCCTGCGCCGCCGGGAGGTCGGCATCGTCCTGCAGTACGGGCAACTCGTGCCGGACATGACGCTGGAGGACAACGTCGCCCTGCCGCTGCTGCTCGACGGAGGGGAGGTCGCCGCGTCGCGCACGGCGGCCCGGGCAGCCCTGGACACGGTCGGCCTCGAGCACGCCGGACTCGCCGTCCCGCAGGAACTGTCCGGGGGCGAGGTGCAGCGGGCGGCGGTCGCGCGGGCCCTGATCACCGCGCCCAGGATCGTCTTCGCCGACGAACCCGTCGCCAGCCTCGACGCCGTCGCCGCGCAGGACGTGCTGGACATGCTGCTGGGCGTCGCGCGACGCGACGGCGGCGCGGTGGTCCTGGTGACCCACGACAACACCGCCGCAGCGATGGCCGACCGCGAGATCCGCCTGCGCGACGGCAACGTCGACCGTGAATCGGTGCTCCGGTGA
- a CDS encoding ABC transporter permease — MTEASVAPRTEAEVSTVAAPRARRPLPPWAGGAIGVVAVLVVWSLVSTIFFGSGGIVPTPWAVVAQFGDTGFTTYWNNLSVTTWSAAQGWLWGNLVAIAIAVVVLLIPPLEGAANQVAVISYCIPLTAIGPIVLIVSPPGSRTTSVFLAAMSVIFTSVVGCLLGLRAADRTALDVVHAYGGSRWTALVKVRLVAALPNVFAALKLAAPAAFLGAVLGEYFGGVDSGLGILIVAAQTNLLYAQIWGLALLSGAVAGVGYLLIGLVAKLLTPWSSTGERKGEL; from the coding sequence GTGACCGAGGCGTCCGTCGCGCCGCGCACCGAGGCGGAGGTCTCGACCGTCGCTGCACCCCGCGCCCGGCGTCCCCTGCCCCCGTGGGCCGGCGGCGCCATCGGGGTCGTCGCGGTCCTCGTCGTCTGGAGCCTGGTCAGCACGATCTTCTTCGGCTCCGGCGGCATCGTCCCGACCCCGTGGGCCGTGGTGGCCCAGTTCGGGGACACCGGCTTCACGACGTACTGGAACAACCTGTCGGTCACGACGTGGTCGGCGGCCCAGGGCTGGCTGTGGGGCAACCTCGTCGCGATCGCGATCGCCGTCGTCGTGCTGCTGATCCCGCCGCTGGAGGGGGCGGCGAACCAGGTCGCCGTCATCTCCTACTGCATCCCGCTGACCGCGATCGGCCCGATCGTCCTCATCGTCTCCCCGCCCGGGTCGCGCACCACCTCGGTCTTCCTGGCCGCGATGAGCGTGATCTTCACCTCCGTGGTGGGGTGCCTGCTCGGGCTGCGGGCCGCGGACCGCACGGCGCTGGACGTGGTGCACGCCTACGGCGGCTCGCGCTGGACGGCGCTGGTCAAGGTGCGGCTCGTCGCGGCCCTGCCCAACGTCTTCGCCGCGCTCAAGCTCGCCGCGCCGGCGGCCTTCCTCGGCGCGGTGCTGGGGGAGTACTTCGGCGGGGTCGACTCCGGGCTCGGCATCCTCATCGTCGCGGCCCAGACCAACCTGCTCTACGCCCAGATCTGGGGCCTGGCCCTGCTGTCGGGGGCGGTCGCGGGCGTCGGGTACCTGCTCATCGGCCTCGTCGCGAAGTTGCTCACGCCCTGGTCCTCGACCGGTGAGCGGAAGGGGGAGCTCTGA
- the uraH gene encoding hydroxyisourate hydrolase, whose protein sequence is MTSLSTHVLDAVTGTPAAGVALCLSAADGSRLVEAVTDADGRARLAEDLPRGTYRLSFATGEWCATAGWKTFYPEVVVAFTADGEPHLHVPLLLSPFAYSTYRGS, encoded by the coding sequence GTGACCAGCCTGTCCACCCACGTCCTGGACGCCGTCACGGGGACCCCCGCCGCCGGCGTGGCCCTGTGCCTGTCGGCCGCCGACGGCAGCCGCCTGGTGGAGGCGGTCACCGACGCCGACGGTCGCGCCCGGCTGGCCGAGGACCTGCCGCGCGGCACCTACCGGCTGTCCTTCGCGACGGGGGAGTGGTGCGCGACGGCCGGGTGGAAGACCTTCTACCCCGAGGTCGTCGTCGCGTTCACCGCGGACGGTGAACCGCACCTGCACGTCCCCCTCCTGCTGTCCCCGTTCGCCTACTCGACCTACCGAGGGAGCTGA
- a CDS encoding PadR family transcriptional regulator: protein MSMAELHLALLSSGPAHGYDLKREYDAWFPDAKPLPFGQVYSTLGRLVRDGLAEVVETRSEGGPERTVYAVTVAGRERLQAWLAEPAPPTATGAEDLVRKAIAALRTGGRASSVVADQRTAHLRAMCALTATPSGGDDLGARLARRYAVLHLDADLRWLDEAAAALDGTSTTTPGGTA from the coding sequence ATGTCCATGGCCGAGTTGCACCTCGCGCTCCTGTCCTCGGGACCGGCCCACGGGTACGACCTCAAGCGGGAGTACGACGCGTGGTTCCCCGACGCCAAGCCGCTGCCGTTCGGGCAGGTGTACTCGACCCTGGGCCGGCTGGTCCGCGACGGCCTGGCCGAGGTGGTCGAGACGCGCTCCGAGGGGGGGCCGGAACGAACCGTCTACGCGGTCACCGTCGCGGGCCGGGAACGACTGCAGGCGTGGCTGGCCGAACCCGCGCCCCCGACGGCGACGGGCGCGGAAGACCTGGTGCGCAAGGCGATCGCCGCCCTGCGCACCGGTGGGCGGGCGAGTTCCGTCGTGGCCGACCAGCGCACCGCCCACCTGCGCGCCATGTGCGCCCTCACCGCGACGCCGTCGGGCGGTGACGACCTCGGAGCCCGGCTGGCCCGGCGCTACGCCGTCCTGCACCTCGACGCCGACCTGCGCTGGCTCGACGAGGCCGCCGCCGCCCTCGACGGAACGTCCACGACCACTCCCGGAGGCACCGCGTGA
- a CDS encoding ABC transporter permease, whose product MAVPVQNTVQNAVPDVAANPVHQNRSGASVAAAVSRRIGVAVLTLLISTVVLVVAWYALLRLFDVDAFVGKRPLDVYDYLFSVPKAAENRAAIEAALKITLTDSVTGFVTGVVAAVVVASLFTVLRPLEFVFMPLAMLLRSVPLVAMAPLIGILFGRGLGGQAAIGGVVVFFPVLVNAATGLRSASPQAIDVIRVNGGSKWTALRKVAIPSALPNLFAAIRISVPGAVIGAMLYEWLFSGTGMGAEIFRANSQVQYNKVWSIVVVVTFTSILLYTLVSIVETLVLAKYPRSTT is encoded by the coding sequence ATGGCCGTTCCCGTCCAGAACACCGTCCAGAACGCCGTCCCGGACGTCGCCGCGAACCCCGTGCACCAGAACCGCAGTGGGGCCTCGGTGGCCGCCGCCGTCAGCCGCCGCATCGGCGTCGCCGTGCTCACCCTGCTGATCTCCACGGTCGTCCTCGTCGTCGCCTGGTACGCCCTGCTGCGGCTGTTCGACGTGGACGCCTTCGTCGGGAAGCGTCCGCTCGACGTCTACGACTACCTGTTCTCGGTGCCCAAGGCCGCCGAGAACCGGGCCGCGATCGAGGCGGCGCTGAAGATCACGCTCACGGACTCGGTGACGGGTTTCGTGACCGGCGTCGTCGCGGCCGTCGTCGTCGCCTCGCTGTTCACCGTCCTGCGGCCCCTGGAGTTCGTCTTCATGCCGCTGGCGATGCTGCTGCGCTCGGTCCCGCTGGTCGCCATGGCCCCCCTCATCGGGATCCTCTTCGGCCGCGGTCTGGGCGGTCAGGCCGCGATCGGCGGGGTCGTCGTGTTCTTCCCGGTCCTCGTCAACGCGGCCACCGGGCTGCGCTCGGCGTCGCCGCAGGCGATCGACGTCATCCGCGTCAACGGGGGCTCGAAGTGGACCGCGCTGCGCAAGGTGGCGATCCCCAGCGCCCTGCCGAACCTGTTCGCGGCCATCCGGATCTCGGTGCCCGGTGCGGTGATCGGTGCCATGCTCTACGAGTGGCTGTTCTCGGGGACGGGCATGGGGGCGGAGATCTTCCGGGCCAACTCCCAGGTCCAGTACAACAAGGTCTGGTCGATCGTCGTCGTCGTCACCTTCACCTCGATCCTGCTCTACACCCTGGTCAGCATCGTGGAGACGCTGGTCCTGGCCAAGTACCCGAGGAGCACCACGTGA
- the uraD gene encoding 2-oxo-4-hydroxy-4-carboxy-5-ureidoimidazoline decarboxylase: MNLREFRTLDARACRDLLRTCCDAPAWAARVTAARPFASLDDLLAAADRELAATSEADVDRALAAHPRIGERSESATSRQEQAGALAAGVDVLRELAEGNRRYEERFGHVYLVFASGKSAEELLAILNARIDNDPVVERAVLRKELGAITRLRLQRLFS; the protein is encoded by the coding sequence GTGAACCTCCGGGAGTTCCGCACGCTCGACGCCCGCGCCTGCCGGGACCTGCTGCGCACGTGCTGCGACGCCCCGGCCTGGGCGGCCCGGGTGACCGCGGCGCGGCCGTTCGCGTCGCTGGACGACCTGCTCGCCGCGGCCGACCGGGAGCTGGCGGCGACCTCCGAGGCCGACGTCGACCGTGCCCTGGCGGCGCACCCCCGCATCGGTGAGCGCTCGGAGAGCGCGACCTCCCGGCAGGAGCAGGCCGGGGCCCTGGCGGCGGGGGTCGACGTCCTGCGCGAGCTCGCCGAGGGCAACCGCCGCTACGAGGAACGCTTCGGGCACGTGTACCTGGTCTTCGCCTCGGGCAAGAGCGCCGAGGAGCTGCTGGCGATCCTGAACGCGCGGATCGACAACGACCCCGTCGTCGAACGCGCGGTCCTGCGCAAGGAACTGGGGGCCATCACCCGGTTGCGGCTGCAGAGGTTGTTCTCGTGA
- a CDS encoding PucR family transcriptional regulator, which translates to MLTVADVLALPVLAAGSPRVRAGEDALDAPVRWVHVTEQADVAGLLDGGELLLSTGIGWRAGTFDARAYVTSLVEAGVAGLVVELTEHLVDLPADLVRAARAVRLPLVELHRVVRFVEVTEQVHARLLHEQYERLRFADRVHATFASLGLVDTSAQEVLDRAAGLLGGPVVLEDLAHRVVGHVSHGAAELLVDWPRRSRREVVNEGWLVADAGPAGDRWGRLIAPGPVEARDGLLVLERAAEVLTVLRLLRGDPADGDDLALRAHDDLVRDLLRARAVDENALRQRLRALGVSARGGFVAVAVVGAERTEVSAAVTAVRAAGVTGMVGDRDGPVVGVLLVGSARSLEETLPKLAAALPATATAGAAEHVADLTATGAGFAEARHVAQVASAFPGRVPGRVHRTADLGVRGLLWRLRTDARLAEFAEAQLAPLFDTPEDLALLRAYLEVNGSMTRLAERLHLSRPATYGRVERLARRLGRDLEDAEVRLGLHLALLTR; encoded by the coding sequence GTGCTGACGGTCGCCGACGTCCTCGCTCTGCCGGTCCTGGCCGCGGGCTCGCCCCGGGTGCGGGCCGGTGAGGACGCGCTCGACGCCCCGGTGCGCTGGGTGCACGTGACCGAGCAGGCCGACGTGGCCGGGCTGCTGGACGGCGGCGAGCTCCTGCTGTCGACGGGGATCGGCTGGCGGGCAGGCACCTTCGACGCGCGCGCCTACGTCACCTCCCTCGTGGAGGCCGGGGTCGCCGGTCTGGTCGTGGAGCTCACTGAGCACCTCGTGGACCTGCCGGCCGACCTCGTGCGCGCGGCCCGGGCGGTGCGGCTGCCCCTGGTCGAGCTGCACCGGGTCGTCCGCTTCGTCGAGGTCACCGAGCAGGTCCACGCCCGGCTGCTGCACGAGCAGTACGAGAGGTTGCGCTTCGCCGACCGCGTGCACGCGACGTTCGCCTCGCTGGGGCTCGTGGACACCTCCGCGCAGGAGGTGCTCGACCGCGCCGCGGGCCTGCTGGGCGGACCCGTCGTGCTGGAGGACCTCGCCCACCGGGTGGTGGGTCACGTCAGCCACGGCGCGGCGGAGCTCCTCGTCGACTGGCCGCGCCGCTCGCGCCGGGAGGTCGTCAACGAGGGGTGGCTGGTGGCCGACGCCGGACCCGCCGGCGACCGGTGGGGCCGGCTCATCGCGCCCGGACCGGTCGAGGCCCGCGACGGCCTGCTCGTGCTGGAACGGGCCGCGGAGGTGCTGACCGTGCTGCGCCTGCTGCGCGGGGACCCCGCCGACGGGGACGACCTCGCGCTGCGGGCCCACGACGACCTCGTGCGGGACCTGCTGCGCGCCCGAGCCGTCGACGAGAACGCCCTGCGGCAACGGCTGCGGGCGCTCGGGGTCAGCGCCCGGGGCGGGTTCGTCGCCGTGGCCGTGGTGGGCGCCGAGCGCACCGAGGTGTCCGCGGCCGTCACCGCGGTCCGGGCCGCGGGGGTGACGGGGATGGTCGGGGACCGGGACGGGCCCGTCGTCGGGGTGCTGCTGGTCGGCAGCGCCCGCAGCCTGGAGGAGACCCTGCCGAAGCTCGCCGCGGCCCTGCCGGCGACGGCCACGGCGGGGGCGGCGGAGCACGTCGCCGACCTCACGGCGACCGGCGCGGGGTTCGCCGAGGCGCGCCACGTCGCGCAGGTCGCCTCGGCCTTCCCGGGGCGCGTCCCGGGCCGGGTGCACCGCACGGCCGACCTCGGGGTCCGGGGACTGCTCTGGCGGCTGCGCACCGACGCCCGGCTGGCCGAGTTCGCCGAGGCGCAGCTCGCCCCGCTGTTCGACACCCCCGAGGACCTCGCCTTGCTGAGGGCCTACCTGGAGGTCAACGGCTCGATGACGCGCCTGGCCGAACGCCTGCACCTGTCGCGGCCGGCCACGTACGGCCGCGTGGAGCGGCTGGCGCGACGGCTGGGCCGCGACCTCGAGGACGCCGAGGTACGCCTGGGGCTGCACCTGGCCCTGCTGACCCGCTGA
- a CDS encoding aspartate aminotransferase family protein, whose product MTVTEQTVTGAGGSDLTEAARDHLWMHFARMGAYQDRPAPVITKGEGAYIWDDQGHKVLDGLSGLFVVQVGHGREELAEVMAQQARQLAFFPVWGYATEPAIQLADRIAGYAPGDLNRVFFTTGGGEAVESAWKVAKQYFKLTGKPMKHKVISRATAYHGTPQGALAITGLPAMKQAFEPLTPGGFRVPNTNIYRAERMGAPTDPVLFGRWAADRIEEAILFEGPDTVAAVVLEPVQNSGGCFTPPPGYFQRVREICDRHDVLLVSDEVICGFGRHGTMFAAEKFGYQPDIITCAKGMSSGYGPIGAMITTDRIMEPFLQGKNFFPHGYTFAGHPVSAAVSLANLDIFEREGLNQNVLDNEQALGNTLKKLLDLDIVGDVRGDGYFWAVELVKDKATKETFDLGERETLIKQFLPGALFRNGLYCRPDDRGEPVIQVAPPLTSGQAVFDEMEQILRATLTEAMRLV is encoded by the coding sequence ATGACGGTGACCGAGCAGACGGTGACGGGCGCGGGAGGCTCCGACCTCACCGAGGCCGCCCGCGACCACCTCTGGATGCACTTCGCCCGCATGGGCGCCTACCAGGACAGGCCCGCGCCCGTGATCACCAAGGGCGAGGGTGCGTACATCTGGGACGACCAGGGGCACAAGGTCCTCGACGGGCTGTCCGGGCTGTTCGTCGTGCAGGTCGGGCACGGCCGCGAGGAACTGGCCGAGGTCATGGCCCAGCAGGCCCGCCAGCTCGCGTTCTTCCCCGTCTGGGGCTACGCCACCGAACCCGCCATCCAGCTCGCCGACCGGATCGCCGGCTACGCCCCGGGCGACCTGAACCGGGTGTTCTTCACCACCGGCGGCGGCGAGGCCGTCGAGAGCGCCTGGAAGGTCGCCAAGCAGTACTTCAAGCTCACCGGCAAACCGATGAAGCACAAGGTGATCTCGCGGGCCACGGCCTACCACGGCACCCCGCAGGGCGCCCTGGCGATCACGGGCCTGCCGGCCATGAAGCAGGCGTTCGAACCGCTGACCCCGGGTGGTTTCCGGGTGCCGAACACCAACATCTACCGCGCCGAGCGGATGGGTGCGCCCACCGACCCGGTCCTGTTCGGCCGGTGGGCCGCCGACCGCATCGAGGAGGCCATCCTCTTCGAGGGTCCCGACACCGTCGCGGCCGTCGTCCTGGAGCCCGTGCAGAACTCCGGCGGCTGCTTCACCCCGCCGCCGGGGTACTTCCAGCGGGTCCGCGAGATCTGCGACCGGCACGACGTGCTCCTGGTCTCCGACGAGGTCATCTGCGGTTTCGGCCGCCACGGCACGATGTTCGCGGCGGAGAAGTTCGGCTACCAGCCCGACATCATCACGTGCGCCAAGGGCATGAGCTCCGGGTACGGGCCGATCGGCGCGATGATCACGACCGACCGCATCATGGAGCCGTTCCTGCAGGGCAAGAACTTCTTCCCGCACGGCTACACGTTCGCCGGGCACCCCGTCTCGGCCGCCGTCTCGCTGGCGAACCTCGACATCTTCGAGCGCGAGGGCCTGAACCAGAACGTCCTCGACAACGAGCAGGCCCTCGGGAACACGCTGAAGAAGCTCCTCGACCTCGACATCGTCGGCGACGTCCGCGGCGACGGGTACTTCTGGGCCGTCGAGCTCGTCAAGGACAAGGCGACGAAGGAGACGTTCGACCTGGGCGAGCGCGAGACCCTCATCAAGCAGTTCCTGCCGGGCGCGCTGTTCCGCAACGGCCTGTACTGCCGCCCGGACGACCGCGGTGAACCCGTCATCCAGGTCGCCCCGCCGCTGACGAGCGGGCAGGCGGTGTTCGACGAGATGGAGCAGATCCTGCGCGCGACGCTGACCGAGGCGATGCGGCTCGTCTGA